The stretch of DNA TACTACGCGAAGCGCGACTCCGGAGCTGTCGCGCACCCGCGCACCGAGACCGACGTCCTCGACGCCACCCGTCGCTCGGCGCTGCTCACGCCCCTGATCAGTGGGAGGCGCTGGGTCGACTTCGCCTGCGGCCCGGGCTACCAGCTGCGCGCCGATGCCCGGACCGCCGCCGCCCACCTCGGTGTGGAGCTCAACCAGGCCGACCTGGCGCTGCTGAGTGCCGATGGCTTCGCCGTCACTCCCGAGCTGAAGGACGTCGAGGACTTCCGCCCCGACGTGATCAGCATCTTCCACGCCATCGACCAGATCGACGAGGCGCCGGCCGTGCTGGCCGACCTCCACCGCGCGGCGGCGCCGGGTGGCGAGCTCGTCATCGAGGGCGTGCACGCCAACGACTGGCTGCTGACCAACGCTCCCGAGTCGTTCCTGCGCTTCACCTTCACCGCCGAGCACCTGGTGCTGCACACCCGTGCCTCGCTGCGCGCGCTGGTCGAGTCAGCGGGATGGCAGGTCACCGAGGTCGTCGGCGTCCAGCGCTACCCGCTGGGCAACCACCTCGCCTGGCTCGGCCAGGGCAGGCCGACCGGCATGCGCGCCCACCTGCACGACGCCACCGAGCTGGCGCTCCACGACGCCTACGCGGCCTTCCTCGCCGCCCGGGACCAGACCGACACCCTGGTCCTGCGGGCCCGCAAGCAGTGACGGCTCTCCGGACCCGGCGGGACCGCTAGAACCGCAGGCACACCGGATCGATCGGGTCGTCCCACAAGAACCCGTTCTTCCAGTGGTAGACCCCGCGCAGGGTGAAGCCCGAGAGGTCCGTCGCGTTCGTCTGCGGCATGCCGGCGTGCAGGAAGTACACGTCCTCGAGGTAGAACGACCGTGCCGTCAGCGAGCCCTGGTCGCGCAGGTACTGGAAGATCACGTCGAGGTTGAGCAGCGGGACCGCTGCGACCGGGTAGAACCGGCCGGTCGCATCGCGGGTGCCCCACGTCTGCAGGTCCGCCCCCTGGGAGGGGTACGTCTCCGCGACGTGGCGGGGGTCGACGCCCTCGAGGAGCCCGACGTAGTCGGCCTCCATGCGGAAGCACGCGACACCGAACGACCAGTGGTTCTGGTAGGTCTGGTAGAAGTCGAGCGAGGCGCTGTCGGCTCCGGTCTCCTCGACCCAGTCCTGGACGGCGAGCAGCCGTTCCCCGACGACCTCGGGCTCGGCGAGGAAGAGGGTGTCGTCCCCGTCGATGGCCCAGAAGGTCTGGTAGCCGCGCTCGGCCGCGTCCGCGAAGGTGGCCATCTGGGCGGCACCGGCGGGACGCCAGAACGGCGAGACCTTGTGGTGCACCCGCTCCCTGGATCCGGCGTCGGTGGGCACCACCGACGCCCCGGCGAGACTCTCGGGCAGCCAGGTGGCGAGGTCCTCGGGTCCCCAGTCGCAGAGGAGATGGACCTCGGCCCCGACGGCGTCCGCGAACGCTGCCCACCAGCGCATGCAGCGCTGCGACATTCTCGACCTGCGGTTGACCTTCAGGTAGATCGGAGCGAAGCGGCTCATGCCCGTCCCCCTGCGACGTCGGCACCGGCCGCGGCGAGCAGGACGGCGCCCACCTCGAGATCCACGTCGTCGGTGATCCTGATGTTGGCCGTGCTGCCCCGGACCGCACGCGGCTTCACTCCGGAGTACCGGCACAGGTGAGCGGGACTGGTCGAGTGCACGCCGACGGAGTCGTGGGCCCAGGTGTAGAGGTCCCAGACGACGCCGTACCGGAAGGTCTGCGGTGCCTTCAGCACGAGCATCTCGCCGTCGGTGGGGTGCACCTGGACCACCGCATCGCCGACGACCCGGGCCACGCCCTCGGTCGCGGGCCCCACGGTGACGGCGGCGGCGTGCTCGCGGGCGGCGGCGATGTTGGCGGTGATGAGCGCCTGGTCGATCAGCGGCCGAGCGGCGTCGTGGATCAGCACGACGTCGTCCTCGGCGGCGATGTCCTGCAGCGCGGCGAGACCGTCGTGGATCGCCTCGTCCGAGGCGACCGGCGCGACCACCGTGGTCACCGGGCCGTCGAGGTCGCCGTCCCGCAGCACCGCGGCGAGCCGGTCGGCAGCCGCCGGCGGGCAGGTGACCACGACCCTCACCACCTCGGGGTGCGCGAGCAGCTGCCGCACGGTCCGTACGACGACCGGCACGCCGCCGAGGTCCCGGAACACCACCGGCAGCCCTCCCCCGGCGTCCTCGAAGGCCGCACCGTCGGCGAACACCACCGCGTACACCGCGCTCATGCCAGCTCCCTCGTGATCGTGGCGACCAGCGACGCCTGGTCACCGCGACGATACTCAAGCTCGACCGCGTCGGGACTCAGCCCCATCGAGCGCAGACTGAAGTACTCGCGGAACGACGCCTTGTAGAAGCGTCCGTCGGCGTCGTAGAGCACGATCTTGCGACAGCTCGATCCGCTGATCACGTCGCACAGGCCGCTGCGCACGCCGACGAAGAAGCCGGCCCGGTCCATGAACGCGACCATCGACTCGAAGGGCACGGCGACGGCCACGGTGCCCCGGACCGGCTGCTCGTCACCCGCGCAGTTGGTGCACACGGTGAAGCCGCGCTCGGTCAGCGCCTGCGCGGCCTGCTCCCAGAAGGCCGGGTCCGGCCGCTCGAACAGCGTGTTCGCGTACGGCGCCAGCACCACCGTCCGGCCCGGCTCCAGGCCGTGCCGGCCCATCAGCTCCGTCACCGCGTCGGGGTCGGCGGCGCTCGCCGGGGAGGCATGCGGCACGCTCGCGTCGAGGCCGAAGACGAAGTGCCTGAACATCTTCTCGAAGTCCAGGCCCCGATAGCCCCGCAACCACTGCGTGCGCTCGGAGGGCCAGCCGTCGCTCGGCCAGCACCCGTCGTTGAGCACCACCACGTCGGTGCCGCGACCGTTGACGAACCGCGCGTAGCCGACGATGTCGTTGAGCACGGCCGGAGCCACCACGACGCTCGCGATGCCCGCCATCGCGGCGATGCGTGCGCACGCACGGTTGGGGACGGCGACGACGTGGTCGCCGATGCCGTTGCGCCGCACGTACTCGGCGAAGAACAGGCCGATCAGGTGAAGGTCGCCGGTGCCCTCGTAAGGGGCGACGAAGAGCGGCCCCGGCCGGCGACCCATCAGCCGACGGTAGGCACGGCGGCCGCGCCACAGCCGCCACACCCGGCTGCCGAACGCTCGCGCCGAGAGCCCCGCCGGGGGTGTCACGACCTGGACCTGCGGCTCGCCGGTGTAGCCCAGACCCGCGAGCTGGGCCAGCATCTCCTCGGCGAAGACCGCCGAGACGACGAGCACGACGAGGTGCGGGTCGGGGGGCAGCAGCACCGCGTCCGGGCGCTCGACGCTCACCCCCGCCCACGGCCGGCCGACCTTGTCCGGGCTGTTGTCGATCACAGCGTGGAGCGTGATGCCGGCACGGTCGAGCTCGTCCTTGACGTGCTCGGAGAGGAGGGAGGCGCCGAAGAGGACCACCTTGCGGCCCTCGAGCGCGCCGCCGGCCACCAGCCGGCGGGTACGTCGCCGAGCGTCCTCGACGTGACTAGCCATCGAGGGCCGCCTGCGCGGGCCAGCTGCGGATCATCAGCATGCACAGGCACAGCACGTCCTCGACCGTGACGCCGTGGACCCCGACGGCCGTGCGCAGGTCGGCGCCGTACGGGCGTCGCCAGGAGACCACCAGCAGCCGGACGCTGAAGGTGTAGAGCTCGGCCAGGGCGAGCAGGTCGTCGACCTGCCGCGCCGAGAGCTCGACGACGCCGAGGACGTGGGAGTCGTGGGGGCCACCGTCTCGGGCCGATCGGGCCACCTCGGCACGGTCGGTGAGCACGACCACCCCGGCCGCCCTGCGATCGTGGACGAGGTCCTCGACGTGGCGCAGCGCCAGCTCGTTGAGCTCGGCGTCGTCCTCGATCATCAGCAACGCGTAGGCGCCGGCGTCCAGCTGGTGGGAGCGGGACAGCCGGCGCCACAGGGCGCGGCCGCGCCAGGCACTGAGCAGACGCGCACCGATCCGGTCCCGGGTCACCGGCCCTCGTCCACGGCGATGGTCAGCGCGGGCGCGACGTCGCGCGGGGTGCTCACCGCCAGCGCCGTGACCAGACCGGACGGCTTGGCGTCGTTGACGACGATCCGCTCGCCGTACGGCGCCGCCAGGATGAGGTGGTCGTAGCGCACGCCGTGCTCGGCGAGGAACGCCTCGGTCTTCTCCCGGTGCTCCTCGGTCCGGGCGGTGACGATCACGACCAGGTCACCGGCGGGGATCTGGGCGAGGAACTCCGTGGCGCCGTCGAGCAGGGTGTCGGTGCCGTCGAGGAGGTGGCCGTTGTGCCGGACGAGGGTGCCGTCGAGGTCGATGAACCAGGTGTGCCCCAGCGGCGAGAGCACCAGCTCGCTGGACGAGCGATCCATCAGCGCGGTCCGGGGATGCGCGCGTTGTCCAACCGCACCCCGATGGCACCGCCCGGGTGGTTCAGGTGCAGCGTCTCGACGTTCACGCACAGGGTGGAGACCAGGTCCATCGCCAGCTGCTGGAGCACCAGCAGGTTCAGCACCGTCGAGTTGTTGGGCAGGATGTCCCACGCGTCGCCCTCGTGCTCCAGCTCGAGGATCAGCCGCTGCGGCACCTCGCGGTAGAGGGTGCTCGTGCGGCTGAAGGAGAGCAGCCAGGTCGAGCAGCGCCGGCCCTGCGCCTTGAGCAGGTCGACGAGGTGCACCGACTCGGAGGTCTCGCCGCTCTTGCTCAGCACCACGACGAGGTCGCCGTCGCGGACGATGCCCAGGTCGCCGTGCACGGCGGAATTGGTGTGCATGAACGCGGCCGGGATCCCGACGGAGTTGAGTGTGCCGACCACCTTCTCGCAGATCGGGACGTTCTTGCCCAGCCCGGAGAAGACCAGCTTGCCGCCGGCGGCGACGGTCGCCAGCGCGTCCGCCTTCATGCCCTCGTACTCGTCGTCGCGGACCGAGCGCAGCGCGTCGCCCAGCAGCCGGATGGTCTCGTCGAAGTGGTTCATGCCAGCGCCCCTTCCAGGTGGTACAGGCCGTTGTAGAAGGCTCCGCAGACCGAGTCGTAGTCCTGCCACGCGTAGGTGGTCAGCGAGAGCCAGATCACCGCGTGCAGCAGCTTGATCGTGCGCGGATCGGCGCCGCTGAGCGCGAAGAGCTCGTCCTCGAGCTCCTCCCAGCGGTTCGAGACGATGTCGAGGTCGACAGCGCTCTCGCCGATGCCGAGGCGGAACTCGCCCAGGTTGAATCGGTCGTAGTTGCCGACGACTGAGTAGTAGAGCTTGGCCCAGTCGTAGTTCGGGTCGCCGAAGAGCTTGGTGTGCCCGAAGTAGCCCCGCGGGTCGATCAGCACCGGCTCCGTACCGCCGCGCAGCATCAGGTTGGAGAACGTGCAGTCGCCGTGGATGAAGGAGAAGCGCTCGCACCGCAGGGCGTCCAGAGCCCGCTCGAGATCGCGCCGGTAGTAGTAGACGTTGCGGCACTCGCGGCCGTTGACGGTGATCGTGCGCCGGTCGGCGTGCGGCACCAGGTCACGGATCCGGCTGAGGCGGTTCATCGTCTTGGCGAAGTAGGCGTCCTTGACGCTGAAGGAGTCGGCCGGCATCGACCCGACCTCGTGCAGGCGGGTGAGCGCTCCGGTGAGGTCGGCGAGGATCCCGCGCTTGGCGTCGAGGGAGAGATCGCCGTACTCGTAGACGTTGCCGCCGTCGATCCGCTCCAGCACCAGCGGATCGGTGCCGTGGACCGCGGGGATGCCGGTCACGCCGTGCCCGGCGGCGTACTGGTACCAGGCCCGCTCGTCGGCGGCGAGCGCGCGGCCCTGCTCGTCGATCGCCTCCTTGATCACGCGGTCGACGGTGAGGGTCATCCGGTTGAAGGGGCGGACCTTCTGCTGCGGCAGTGCCCGGTACTCCGAGAGCAGCCCGAACTCGCGGGTCCCGGCCAGACCCAGCTCGGTGAAGGAGAACCCCTCCTGCTGCATCCAGCGGACCAGCTCGCCGCTGGCCGGGACCTCCTTGAGCGACGATGCGTCGCGGAAGACGAAGAGGCCGGCGACGCCGTGCTCGCGCGAGCGCTCCTCGACGAGCTCGCCCGCACGGTGGCTCCAGCGACACTCGAACGTCTGGGAGATGCCGATGTAGTCGCCGGGCTCGGCCGGGAGCTGGAAGGTGGCCGGCAGGATCAGGTCGGACCAGACCAGCATGAAGGGCACGTCGGCCGGAATGAGGTCGAGTGCCTGCCCCACGCCACCGCACGTGCCGCTGCCCTCCGCGTCGACGACCTGGTAGTCGACCTCCGCGAAGCTGGCGAGATACTCCCGAAGCACGTCGCGGTGGTAGTCGGCGATGATGACGAACTTCTTGTCCGGGAACTGCCGGAACAGGTGGAAGAGCATCGGCAGGTTCTCCACCGGGACCAGCGCCTTGGGCTTGTTCGCGGTGAGGTGCTCCAGGCGCGTGCCCTTGCCGCCCGCCTGGACGACGATGTAGTCCACCCCGGCCGAGGGGGCCGGGGCCTGTCGGGGCGTCGTCGCGGAGGTCACGACTCTCCCATCGGCAGGGACGGCCCAGGGCTTGAGTCCTATCAGGGTCAAGACCTTGACGAAGCGGGAGCCGCCGGCCCGGCCGGGGGCCGCTCAGGTGCGCAGCAGGCGCGCCGATGGACAGCGGTGGCCACCCTGTCTGCCGTGATCATCGCCCGCGACGAGTCCCGCTCGATCGTCCGCTGCCTGGACTCGCTGCGCGACCACGTCGACGAGGTCCTGCTGCTCGACACCGGGTCGACCGACGGCACCGTCGCGCTCGCCAGCGCACACGGGGCGCGGGTGGAGCACTTCACCTGGGTCGACGACTTCGCTGCGGCGCGCAACGCCGCTCTCGCCGCCGCCACCGGCGACTGGCGCCTGGTCGTCGACGCCGACGAGTGGCTGGCCGAGGGTGCCGAGGAGCTGTCCGCCCTCCGCGCCGGACGGCTGCCGAGCGCCGCCGGTGCGGTCGTCCAGCGCAACGACCAGACCAACGGCCAGCAGAGCACCGCGTGGCTGCCGCGGCTCCTGCCCCGCGGCGTGCGCTACGAGGGTCGGATCCATGAGCAGCCGGTTCTGAGCTCGCCGGCGGTCCGCACCGGGATCGTGCTGGGCCACGACGGCTACCTGCGCGAGCAGCTGGCGGTCAAGGCCGAGCGCAACCGGGCGCTGCTGGAGGCCGCGCTCGCCGCCGACCCGGCGGACGTCTACCTGCGCTACCAGCTCGGCAAGGACCACGAGGTCCACCGCCGCTATGTCGAGGCCGCGCAGCACTACGACCTCGCCTACGCCGCGACGCCGCTCGACGCGCCGTGGCGGCACGACCTGATCGTGCGCCACCTCTTCACCCTCAGCCAGGCCGGCCGCAGCGGCGACGCCCTCGACGTCGCCGACGCCGAGCTGCCGCGCTGGACCCACTCGGCAGACTTCTTCTTCGTGGTCGGCGACGTCCTGCTCACCCACGCCGCAGAGAATCCGGCACACGCGGCTCGGCTGCTGCCGCTGGCGGAGGACGCGTGGAGCAGGTGCCTCGAGCTCGGCGACACCCCGGACCTGCCCGGTGCCGTCGCCGGACGCGGATCGCACCTGGCCGCGCACAACCTCAAGGTGCTGCGCGGCGAGATCTGAGCGGGTCCGGCCTCACCGGCGGACGGCGGCGACCAGCTTCGCGGGCATCTGCGCCAGCGGCAGGATCTGGGTGGCCAGTCCGGCATGGGCGACCGCGCCGGGCATGCCCCAGACCACGGAGGTGGCCTCGTCCTGCACGTACACCGGCGCGCCCGCCTCGGCGAGCAGGCGCACGCCCTCGAGGCCGTCCTGGCCCATGCCGGTGAGGATCGCCGCGACGCAGCGCCCGCCGTACACCGCCGCCGCGGAGCGGAAGAGGACGTCGACGGCCGGACGGCAGAAGTTCTCCTGCGGCCCCTGGTCGAGGGAGACCTGCACGTGTCCGGCTCGGGTCTCGACCCGCATGTGCCAGTCACCCGGCGCGATCAGCACCTCACCGGCGGTCGGTACGTCGCCCACCGCCGCCTCGCGCACGCTCAGCGGCGAGAGCTTGTCGAGCCGCTGCGCCAGCATCGCGGTGAAGACCGGCGGCATGTGCTGCACCACCAGGACGGGTACGGCGAGGTTCGCTGGCAGCTGGGCCAGCACCGTTGCCAGCGCGTCGGGTCCACCGGTCGAGCAGCCGACGAGCAGCATCTCGGCGGGACCGGCCTGGCGCGGCGCAGGCCGGACGGGGGCGACCTCGCGCTGCCGCTCGACCCGCGGGGTCGGTGCCAGTCGGCGCATCCCCGCCAGAGCGCGGATCCGGGGCACGAGCTGGTCACGGACCGAGGCGAGGCCCTCCGCGACCGAGCCGGTGTTCGACGGCTTGGTGACGTAGTCGGAGGCGCCGCGCGACAGCGCCTCCAGGGTCGCCGCCGCACCCCGCTCGGTGAGCGTGGAGAACATGATGACCGGCAGCCGGGGGTGCCGGGCCCGGATCTCCGCGAGCGCGCCGAGGCCGTCGAGCCGCGGCATCTCCACATCCAGCGTCACCACGTCGGGGATGAGCTCGTCGACCTTCTCGATCGCGTCGACGCCGTCGCGGGCCATGCCGACCACCTCGATGTCGTCGGCCTCGGCCAACGCCGTCACGATGAGGCGACGCACGAGCGCCGAGTCGTCCACCACGAGCACTCGAATCACGCGGAGACCATCGGCCCTCCGACCAGGTGTCTGAGGCCTGCGGACGGCGGACGCGCGGCGGCCCTCAGCCAGGCTGCGGGACGGTGTGCGCGGACCTGACCGGCTTGGCGTAGACGAAGACGTTCGTGAGGTACTCGTGGCCGGTCCAGTCGCCGCAGGTGATCAGCACGAGCCTGTTCTTCGCGCGGTCCTGGCCGAAGAGCTGCCGCGCACGGGCGGAGACCTGCTGCTTGGAGAGGGTGAAGACCTTCGTCGCCACGTAGTGGTCCGTGCGCCGCTTGCGCACGATCTCGATCCGGGCACCCTTCTTCATGGTGCCGAGGTGGTCGAACTCGCCGCCGCCGGTGTGGACGGTGTGTCCGGCGATGATCGTCTGCCCCGTCGCCGACCCGGGCTTGGCGCTCGCGTCCCACCAGCCGACGTCGCGCGGGTTCGACGGCGGCGTCAGCACCCGCCGGCTGGACATCGCGATCGAGACGATCGGCGCATCGATGCCCAGGGAGTGGACCACGACGTGGTAGGTCGTCGGCTTGAAGGCCGTCGTCGTACCGCGGTCGGCGGGGGCTGCCTCGTCTCGATCGGGCGAGATGAGGAGGAAGAGGAACGCTGCCGCCAGGAGGGCGAGCACCGTCGCGACGGCGACGCTCCCCCACCGCACCCGGGTCCGCGCCGGCGGCGGGGACCCGGGCCCGGCGGGCGTGGGCTCGACCTCGGTCATCGAGGCGTCACTTCGTGAACAGGCGCCGACGGTGGACGAAGGCGGTACCGGCAGCGCCCGCGGCGATCAGGCCGCCGAGGCCGGCGACGAGCGCGGTGTGGCCGTGCTGGCCGCCGTCGCCGGAGAGGCCCGCGTCGACGGCGGTCGGTACGGCGGAGCCGTTGCGACCGGTGTCGCTGTCGCCGTCGGCGCTGCCCGCCGGGTGGGTCGAGGCCTGCGGGATGCTCACGGCTCGATCGGCGCCCGGACCGCAGGTCACCTCGCCCACCTGGCCGGAGACCAGGGAGCTGCCGGTGAACGCCGAGGCGGCCGGGAGCACCTGCAGGTCGAGCGCCGTGACGTCGATCTTGCGGCCGGCCTCCGAGCTGACCTGCTTGTTCAGCGTCACGTCGAGGACGTTCTGCTGCAGCGGCTGGAGCAGCGGCTGGAGCTGCTTGACGAGCTGGTCCACCACGGCACTCTGCAGCGTGTCGAGGGTGGTGCCGAGCGGGCCGACGAGCGGCTGCAGGGCCGATCCGAGGGCGGAGTTGTTCAACTCGGTCTTGAGGGCGCTGACCAGGGTCGCGCTGACCGTGTCCAGGTTGGTCAGCAGGTGGGTGTTCGGCGGCGGGTTGGCCGGCAGGTCCAGCACGGTGACCGTCTGGCCCGCGACGGTCGCCTTGATGGGCGTGTTGGCGCTTCCGCCCTGGCTGTCGACCAGGTGGGCGGTGCCCTGCGCGCTGGCCGGCGTGGCTGTGCAGGTGGCCTCGATCGCACTCACGGTGCCGCCGAGGGAGATGTTGAGCGGGGTGCTGGAGACCGCGCCGGTCACCGGCGCGACCAGCGCCGACTGCACGCTGGAGATCAGCGTGTTGAGACCGGAGAGCAGCGGGCTGCCGTACTGCGCCAGGGCCGCACCCAGGGCGCTGTTCGGGTCCAGCGCGACCGAGCCCAGGTTCAGGCTGCCGAGGGTGAGGGTCAGCGGCGCCCCGTCGATGTCGCAGGCGGTGGAGCCGGTGTGCACGATCCCGCCACCGGTGCCGGCGATGCCGGCGCAGGCGTACGACGTGCCGTCCGCGTTGGCGCCGGCGTCCTGCGGGGCCACACCGGCACCGAGGGCGTTGTTGCCGGGGAGGAGCCCGGCGATGGTCGGGATGGTGCTCGCGTCGTTCTTCGACTGGGTGGTGCCGTCGTTCGTGGCGGTGACGACCTGGGAGACGCCGGACTGGCCTGCGACCGTCAGGTGCAGCGACTGGGCGGTGGCCTGCGAGGCCGGGTCTGCAGCGAACGCGGGGGCGGAGGCGAGCGCGGCGAGCGACGCTGCACCGATCACGGCACCGGCACGAAGTCCGAGACGAGTCGTCTGCACGGAGGGGTCCTTCCCAAGCAAGTGATGCGCGGCAAGAGCGCGGGGGTACTGAGCGCAACGACTCGACACGACTTTGGTTAGGGGTAGAACCGGTAACAGTTCGGTGTCCACTGACCGACCAATTGCTCAGGCACCTGCACGGCCTGCCGATCCGGATCCCCGTGACCATGGCACCCGCGAGCTTCCAGCTGATCGCCGCCCTGGTGCTCCGCGAGACCTCGATCATCTACGAGCCCCGCAAGGAGTACCTGGTGGAGGCGCGGCTGCACCCCCTCGCCGCGCAGGCCGGATGTGCCAACGTCGACGCCTATGTGCAGATGCTCTCGGTCAACCCGGTCGAGCGACGCAAGGCGATCGACGCACTGACGATCAACGAGACCAGCTGGTTCCGGGACAACGCGCCGTACCAGGCCTTCACCGAGACCATGCTGCCGGCGCTGATCGCGGCCCGCACCGAGCGGCGTCGGCTGTCGATCTGGTCGGCGGCCTGCTCCAGCGGCCAGGAGG from Nocardioides sp. BP30 encodes:
- a CDS encoding IspD/TarI family cytidylyltransferase, yielding MSAVYAVVFADGAAFEDAGGGLPVVFRDLGGVPVVVRTVRQLLAHPEVVRVVVTCPPAAADRLAAVLRDGDLDGPVTTVVAPVASDEAIHDGLAALQDIAAEDDVVLIHDAARPLIDQALITANIAAAREHAAAVTVGPATEGVARVVGDAVVQVHPTDGEMLVLKAPQTFRYGVVWDLYTWAHDSVGVHSTSPAHLCRYSGVKPRAVRGSTANIRITDDVDLEVGAVLLAAAGADVAGGRA
- a CDS encoding protein-glutamate methylesterase/protein-glutamine glutaminase, with translation MIRVLVVDDSALVRRLIVTALAEADDIEVVGMARDGVDAIEKVDELIPDVVTLDVEMPRLDGLGALAEIRARHPRLPVIMFSTLTERGAAATLEALSRGASDYVTKPSNTGSVAEGLASVRDQLVPRIRALAGMRRLAPTPRVERQREVAPVRPAPRQAGPAEMLLVGCSTGGPDALATVLAQLPANLAVPVLVVQHMPPVFTAMLAQRLDKLSPLSVREAAVGDVPTAGEVLIAPGDWHMRVETRAGHVQVSLDQGPQENFCRPAVDVLFRSAAAVYGGRCVAAILTGMGQDGLEGVRLLAEAGAPVYVQDEATSVVWGMPGAVAHAGLATQILPLAQMPAKLVAAVRR
- a CDS encoding SIS domain-containing protein codes for the protein MNHFDETIRLLGDALRSVRDDEYEGMKADALATVAAGGKLVFSGLGKNVPICEKVVGTLNSVGIPAAFMHTNSAVHGDLGIVRDGDLVVVLSKSGETSESVHLVDLLKAQGRRCSTWLLSFSRTSTLYREVPQRLILELEHEGDAWDILPNNSTVLNLLVLQQLAMDLVSTLCVNVETLHLNHPGGAIGVRLDNARIPGPR
- a CDS encoding glycosyltransferase, yielding MIIARDESRSIVRCLDSLRDHVDEVLLLDTGSTDGTVALASAHGARVEHFTWVDDFAAARNAALAAATGDWRLVVDADEWLAEGAEELSALRAGRLPSAAGAVVQRNDQTNGQQSTAWLPRLLPRGVRYEGRIHEQPVLSSPAVRTGIVLGHDGYLREQLAVKAERNRALLEAALAADPADVYLRYQLGKDHEVHRRYVEAAQHYDLAYAATPLDAPWRHDLIVRHLFTLSQAGRSGDALDVADAELPRWTHSADFFFVVGDVLLTHAAENPAHAARLLPLAEDAWSRCLELGDTPDLPGAVAGRGSHLAAHNLKVLRGEI
- a CDS encoding class F sortase — protein: MTEVEPTPAGPGSPPPARTRVRWGSVAVATVLALLAAAFLFLLISPDRDEAAPADRGTTTAFKPTTYHVVVHSLGIDAPIVSIAMSSRRVLTPPSNPRDVGWWDASAKPGSATGQTIIAGHTVHTGGGEFDHLGTMKKGARIEIVRKRRTDHYVATKVFTLSKQQVSARARQLFGQDRAKNRLVLITCGDWTGHEYLTNVFVYAKPVRSAHTVPQPG
- a CDS encoding methyltransferase domain-containing protein — protein: MPTLFEFLADSGFIDRERAALVSERCRDAEVPVYRDPISGVIFLDPAKAGLDELYYAKRDSGAVAHPRTETDVLDATRRSALLTPLISGRRWVDFACGPGYQLRADARTAAAHLGVELNQADLALLSADGFAVTPELKDVEDFRPDVISIFHAIDQIDEAPAVLADLHRAAAPGGELVIEGVHANDWLLTNAPESFLRFTFTAEHLVLHTRASLRALVESAGWQVTEVVGVQRYPLGNHLAWLGQGRPTGMRAHLHDATELALHDAYAAFLAARDQTDTLVLRARKQ
- a CDS encoding phosphotransferase yields the protein MTSATTPRQAPAPSAGVDYIVVQAGGKGTRLEHLTANKPKALVPVENLPMLFHLFRQFPDKKFVIIADYHRDVLREYLASFAEVDYQVVDAEGSGTCGGVGQALDLIPADVPFMLVWSDLILPATFQLPAEPGDYIGISQTFECRWSHRAGELVEERSREHGVAGLFVFRDASSLKEVPASGELVRWMQQEGFSFTELGLAGTREFGLLSEYRALPQQKVRPFNRMTLTVDRVIKEAIDEQGRALAADERAWYQYAAGHGVTGIPAVHGTDPLVLERIDGGNVYEYGDLSLDAKRGILADLTGALTRLHEVGSMPADSFSVKDAYFAKTMNRLSRIRDLVPHADRRTITVNGRECRNVYYYRRDLERALDALRCERFSFIHGDCTFSNLMLRGGTEPVLIDPRGYFGHTKLFGDPNYDWAKLYYSVVGNYDRFNLGEFRLGIGESAVDLDIVSNRWEELEDELFALSGADPRTIKLLHAVIWLSLTTYAWQDYDSVCGAFYNGLYHLEGALA